Genomic window (Gemmatimonadota bacterium):
CTGCGGGTCTCGGTCGGCGTGTCAGCCTGCCCCGAGTGCGTAGAGGGGGCGGAGCTCCTCGAGGAAGCCGCGCAGGAGGCCCTGCGTGCGGCGGAGCGCGGAGGGCGCGATCGAGTGGCCGTCGCCGCAACGGCGCGGATCCCGGAACCCGGCGCGGGGTAGGCGGATCGAGTCCCGGCGACGGTCGCCGGGCACCGACACACGGGCCGCACATGGCTTCGACGTGTTGTGTGAGGGAGGCGCTGCGTGCCGAGGGCCCGGTCCTCGCTAAAAACACGGGAACACTTCACAAGTGCCAACGATAACCTGGCGCTGGCTGCGTAAGTAAGCTTACCAGCCTGTCCCGCGGTCGACCCGGCCCGAGGTAGCCGACGGGGCAACGATAAATCGGGCTGAGCCGTAGGCGTCGCCACGCCGCCAGCGGCGAGACTTAGTGGCTGGCTCGACCCGAGGTTGTCCGCTGTCCGCGGGAAGGGCGAGAAACCAAACAGCGGTCTACGCACGTAGACGCGTCTTCGGAACGCTTCGCGGACGGGGGTTCGACTCCCCCGCGGTCCACTACCGGAGCATGGCCCCTCGAGCCGATTCGGCCCGGGGGGTCGCTTTCTTTCGAGTGCCCCGAGACGGATTCCTCAGAAGAGGTCGACCGTGACGTCGGGGCTTATGCTGCTCGGGTCGGCGCGAATCGCGGCGATGACCGTCTGCAGGTCGGTGATGGTTTTCAGCAGCTCGTCGTACAACCTGGGATCCTCGGCCATGCGTCCGAGCGTGCCTTCCCCGGACTGTATGCGGCTCAACACGGCGGTCAGCGACCCCAACGCGGAGTCCGCCGCGCGGGCGCTCTCCAGCAGGCCCAGGTAGAGAGAGTCGCTGGCGAGCAGTCGTCCGAGCGACCCCTCGCCCGCTTCCGCCCTGGCGCTCAAGCTGTCGAGCCGCCCCAGGGTGGCCGACAGGCGTTCGTAGATCACCGGGTCGTGGATGAGGCGGCCGAGCGTCCCGTCCTCTCTCGTGAGCGTGAGGAGGAGGGAAGTGAGCTGGCCCGACGCGGCGGCGAAGCGATCGTACAGCGCGTCGTCGACGAGCAGCTGCCCCAGGGTTCCCTCGCCGCGCGCCAGGCTACCCGCCACATCACCCAGCTCGTTGACGAAGACCTGGGTGCTGTCCAGCATGGCCACCGCCCGGTCCAGCACCAGGTCCAGGTCCACCGACGACGCGGCCGCGATCTCGCCACCGTCCTCCACCACGGCTGCGGTCGGCGTGCCCGGCGTGATGTCGACGAACTTGTCCCCGAGCAGGCCGGCGGCCCTGATTTGCGCCCGTGAGTCGACGCGCACCTGGTCCGCCACGTCGCGCGATAGCTCCATGACGATGCGGATGTGGTTGGTGTCCTGAACTTCCTCCAGAGCGATGAAGTGGATACCGGTGACCTGGCCCGCCTGTTGTCCGGCGACCGTGACCGGAGCGCCCTCGCGCAGGCCCGCCGCGGTCGGCACCTGCGTGGCCAGCTCGTAGCGGGGCGTGAATACGTCGAACAGTGTGCCCACCCTGTAGACCGCCCAGCCGAAGATGGCAAGCGCTAGCGCCACCAGCAGCAGCACCCTGAACTGGCGTGCTCTGTAACCTTCCCGCCCTACGTAACGTGAGGTCATGGCGTGCTCAGCTCAGGAACGCGTTGATGTAGGGATCGTCCGCGGCGACCATCTCTTCGGGCGAGCCCCGGAAGGCGATGCGACCGTCGCGCAGCAGGTTCACCCGCGACGCCACCCTGAATCCCGCCCGGATGTCGTGGCTGACCAGGATCGAGGTGACTCCCAACTCGCGCTGCAGCTTTCGAATCAGCTTGTTGATCGTCCCCACGGTGAGCGGGTCGAGCCCGGACACGGGTTCGTCGTACAGGACCAGCTCGGGGTCGGTCGCGATGGCCCGGGCGATGCCGACCCGCCTCTGCATGCCACCGGACAGCGCGCTGGGCAACTGGGCCATGACCTGATCGGGGTCCAGGTCCACGAAATCGAGCCGCTGGCGCACGGTCTCGACGATCCGCTCCTCGTCCAGATCGGTGTTCTCCCTGAGAGGATAGGCGACGTTCTCGTAGACCGACATCGAGTCGAACAGAGCCGCGTGCTGGAAGACCATGCCGATGCGTCTCCGAAGATCTAAGGCTTCTTCAAAGCTCAGATCGGTAATCTCTTTGCCAAATACGGAGATACGACCTCGGTCAGGGAGCAACTGACGGAGGATGAGCTTCAGGATCGTGGACTTGCCGGTGCCCGACTCCCCCAGCACCAGAAGGGTCTCTCCTCGGCGCGCGTTCAGGCTGATGCCGTCCAGCACCGGTCGGTCGAAGGTGAGGTGCACGTCATCGAGGCGGATCACCTCCTCCGCGTCGCCGTCGCCGGACTCGGGATCGCGCTCGAGCTCGTCGCGGATCGCCTGAACGTGGTCGGCTCGTGTGGCCATCAGCCGAGCGGCGGCAGGACCGCGAGCAGGGTCTGCGTAAGGAGGTAATCGACCGCCAGGATCAGCACGGATGCGGTTACGACGGCCCTGGTCGTGGCGCGCCCAACGCCCTCGGTGCCGCCGGTCGTGTACAGGCCGTAGAAGCAGCCGGTGAGCGCGATGATCCCGCCGAACACGAGCGGCTTGAGGAGCCCGCCCACGAAGTCGCGCGGCACGATGAACATCACGAAGCCGGACTCCGCCAGCGTGGACCAGACGCCTCGCAGGTAGGCGTCCGGCGGCACTCCGATGGAGAACACGGCCACGAGCATGCCGCCGAAGATGCCGACCGCGTCGCACACGATCGCCAGCAGCGGCATGACCACCAGCGCCGCCAGCAGCCTGGGGGTCACGAGCTTCTTGATCGGATCGGTGCCGAATGAGCGCAACGCGTCGATCTGCTCGGTCACCCGCATGGACCCGATTTCCGCCGCGATGCCGGAGCCCGCGCGGCTCGCCACCATGAGCGAGGCGAGGACGGGTCCCAGCTCGCGGATCATGGAGGCCCCGACGAGGTTGCCCAGGAACACGTCCGCGCCGAAGCGGGCCAGCTCGACGGAGCTCTGCAGGGCCAGCACCATGCCCGTGAAGAGCCCGGTGAGGGTGACGATGGGCAGCGACCCGAAGCCGATCTTGTCCATCTGGATGATGACGTCTCGCGCGTAGAACGGGCGCGCGAACATGAAACGCAGAGCTCTTGCCCCGAGAATGGCGTATCGCTGTACGCCACGAGCTATGCCGAACAAGATCCCGTCTACGGCGTCCGCGATCATGCCGTCGGGCGTGCGGGGATCGGTGGGTTCGGTATGTTTTGCCACGGCGCGCGGTCGAAAGTAGCTTGGCGCCGCGTACATCCGCGCGGCGCCGAAGGGCGGCCGCAAGTATACCGGCGAGCCCCTAGATGCCGCACCCCCCGAGCGATCTGGTAAGAGACTTCGAACGCCGCGCCCCCGAGGTGCGGGTACTCGTGGTGGGCGACGCGATGCTGGATGTCTATCTGGACGGCAGCGCGTCGCGCATCTCCCCCGAGGCGCCGGTCCCGGTCGTGCGCGTCGAGGGAGAGCGTAGGGCGCTCGGAGGCGCGGCCAACGTGGCGGCCAACGTCAAGGCGCTGGGCGCCGCGTGCGCGTTGGTAGCGTGCGTGGGCCGAGACGCCGAGGGGGACGCCCTCCTGGAGGAGTTGGCGCGCGCCGGAGTCGAGGCGGGCGGCGTGGAGCGCTCTTCGGACCGCCCCACGAGCGTCAAGACGAGGGTCCTTGTCCGGGGCCAGCAAGTGGCGCGCTACGACCGCGAAACCCACGACGAGTTGACGCCCGCGGCGGCCGGCGCGGTGATCGACGCGCTCGAGCGCACCGCCGGCCCGGTCCACGCGGTCGCGATCGAGGACTACGACAAGGGCGTCATGACCGGAGCCGTCGTCGCGGCCGCGCTATCGTTCGCCCGCGCGCGGTCGATACCGGTGGTGGTGGATCCGAAGGCGCGCGGCTTCTTCGCCTACGCCGGAGCCACCGTGTTCAAACCCAATCGATCCGAGCTGGAGGCGGCGCTTCGGGAGCCGGTGCGGGCGTCCGACGCGGGCTGGCTCGCGGGCGTCCTACGGCGCCTGGAGTGCGACGCGCTGGTCATCACGCTGGGCGAGGACGGCATGGTCTTCGTCGAGGCAGGCGGCGACGTGCAGGAGATCCCCACGGTGGCTCGCTCCGTGTTCGACGTATCCGGCGCGGGCGACACGGTGACCGCGGTCCTGGCCACGGCCCTCGGGGCCGGCTTCGGGGTACGCGAGGCGGCGACCTTGGCGAACCAGGCCGCCGGCGTCCAGGTGGGGAAGTCGGGGGTAGCCACGGTCAGCGCGCGGGAGATCGCGCGCGCCGCCGACAGAGGAGCCCGAGCGGCGTCCACCGCGCCCGGCGAGGAATTCCCCGAGGACAACATATGAGCGGACTTGGACGTGTTGAGACGAACGATGCTCCCGCCGCGATCGGCCCGTACAGTCAGGGCATCATCGCGGGGGATTTCCTATATACCGCCGGACAGATTCCCCTCGATCCCGGCACCATGGAGATGGTGGGCGCGGACATCTCCGAGCAGACGGAACGGGCGTTGCGGAACCTGGCCGGGGTACTCGCCGCGGGCGGGTCGTCCATGGATCGCGTCGTGAAGACGACGGTGTTCCTGGCCGACATGGGGGATTTCGCAGCCATGAACGAGGTGTACGCGCGGCATTTCGGTGTCCACCGGCCGGCTCGCTCTGCGCTAGAGGCGGCCGCTCTTCCCAAGGGCGCGCTCGTAGAGATCGAAGCCGTGGCCCGGAGGGGCTGATAATGATCACGCTTACTGACAGAGCGCGCGCGCGGCTCACCCTGCTCATCGATCAGCTCGACGACGACGCGTGCCTGAGGCTCTCGCACGCCGGCGGCAGCCCACTGGCCCCCGACTACGACCTGGCCATAGTGGACCTCGCCTCTCGTACCGAATCGGATCGCCTGGTGGACGCCGAGGGCATCTCCGTCCTGCTCGGCGAGGATAGCGGCGCGGCGCTGACCGTGGACTTCGTCGACGGGCAGGAGGCGTCCGGATTCCAGGTCCGCCGAACCGCTGCGGCGGGCGTCGCCGGAGCCGGCACCCTCGCCGAGCGCGTACAACGCGTGATCGACGAGCGGGTCAACCCCGGCGTCGCCGCTCACGGCGGCAAGATCACGCTGCACGAGGTTCGGGATGACGTCGCGCTCATAGAAATGTCGGGCGGGTGTCAGGGCTGCACGCTGTCCCAGATGACGCTCCGGCGCGGGGTGGAGCGCATGATCCGGGAGGCCGTGCCTGAGATCCTGGGGGTTCACGACGTCACCGATCACACCAGCGGCGACAATCCTTTCTACACGGCCTGAAGCTTGAAGGGCGCGGCCGGGCGTCTGCCGCCTATCCCGGCCGGCTGGCCGCGCCTGTTCCGCGAGACCGGCGAGCCGTACTTCCGGTCCCTGGAGCGGCGACTCGCGCGCGCCCAGGAACGGTTCTTTCCTGCCTCAGTGGACATATTTCGAGCATTGAAGCTGACCCCGAGCGCCTCCGTCCGCGTGGTGATCCTCGGCCAGGATCCCTACCACCGCCCGGGACAGGCGAACGGGCTGGCATTCTCGGTCAATCCTGGGGTGGCGCCGCCGCCGTCCCTGAAGAACATCTACGCGGAGTTGCGCAGGGACCTGGGCGTGGGTCCGCCGGAGCAAGGCGATT
Coding sequences:
- a CDS encoding MlaD family protein; protein product: MTSRYVGREGYRARQFRVLLLVALALAIFGWAVYRVGTLFDVFTPRYELATQVPTAAGLREGAPVTVAGQQAGQVTGIHFIALEEVQDTNHIRIVMELSRDVADQVRVDSRAQIRAAGLLGDKFVDITPGTPTAAVVEDGGEIAAASSVDLDLVLDRAVAMLDSTQVFVNELGDVAGSLARGEGTLGQLLVDDALYDRFAAASGQLTSLLLTLTREDGTLGRLIHDPVIYERLSATLGRLDSLSARAEAGEGSLGRLLASDSLYLGLLESARAADSALGSLTAVLSRIQSGEGTLGRMAEDPRLYDELLKTITDLQTVIAAIRADPSSISPDVTVDLF
- a CDS encoding ATP-binding cassette domain-containing protein, which translates into the protein MATRADHVQAIRDELERDPESGDGDAEEVIRLDDVHLTFDRPVLDGISLNARRGETLLVLGESGTGKSTILKLILRQLLPDRGRISVFGKEITDLSFEEALDLRRRIGMVFQHAALFDSMSVYENVAYPLRENTDLDEERIVETVRQRLDFVDLDPDQVMAQLPSALSGGMQRRVGIARAIATDPELVLYDEPVSGLDPLTVGTINKLIRKLQRELGVTSILVSHDIRAGFRVASRVNLLRDGRIAFRGSPEEMVAADDPYINAFLS
- a CDS encoding ABC transporter permease; protein product: MAKHTEPTDPRTPDGMIADAVDGILFGIARGVQRYAILGARALRFMFARPFYARDVIIQMDKIGFGSLPIVTLTGLFTGMVLALQSSVELARFGADVFLGNLVGASMIRELGPVLASLMVASRAGSGIAAEIGSMRVTEQIDALRSFGTDPIKKLVTPRLLAALVVMPLLAIVCDAVGIFGGMLVAVFSIGVPPDAYLRGVWSTLAESGFVMFIVPRDFVGGLLKPLVFGGIIALTGCFYGLYTTGGTEGVGRATTRAVVTASVLILAVDYLLTQTLLAVLPPLG
- a CDS encoding PfkB family carbohydrate kinase; this translates as MPHPPSDLVRDFERRAPEVRVLVVGDAMLDVYLDGSASRISPEAPVPVVRVEGERRALGGAANVAANVKALGAACALVACVGRDAEGDALLEELARAGVEAGGVERSSDRPTSVKTRVLVRGQQVARYDRETHDELTPAAAGAVIDALERTAGPVHAVAIEDYDKGVMTGAVVAAALSFARARSIPVVVDPKARGFFAYAGATVFKPNRSELEAALREPVRASDAGWLAGVLRRLECDALVITLGEDGMVFVEAGGDVQEIPTVARSVFDVSGAGDTVTAVLATALGAGFGVREAATLANQAAGVQVGKSGVATVSAREIARAADRGARAASTAPGEEFPEDNI
- a CDS encoding RidA family protein, which produces MSGLGRVETNDAPAAIGPYSQGIIAGDFLYTAGQIPLDPGTMEMVGADISEQTERALRNLAGVLAAGGSSMDRVVKTTVFLADMGDFAAMNEVYARHFGVHRPARSALEAAALPKGALVEIEAVARRG
- a CDS encoding NifU family protein; this encodes MITLTDRARARLTLLIDQLDDDACLRLSHAGGSPLAPDYDLAIVDLASRTESDRLVDAEGISVLLGEDSGAALTVDFVDGQEASGFQVRRTAAAGVAGAGTLAERVQRVIDERVNPGVAAHGGKITLHEVRDDVALIEMSGGCQGCTLSQMTLRRGVERMIREAVPEILGVHDVTDHTSGDNPFYTA